A genomic segment from Ptychodera flava strain L36383 chromosome 8, AS_Pfla_20210202, whole genome shotgun sequence encodes:
- the LOC139139032 gene encoding LOW QUALITY PROTEIN: vacuolar-sorting protein SNF8-like (The sequence of the model RefSeq protein was modified relative to this genomic sequence to represent the inferred CDS: deleted 2 bases in 1 codon), whose amino-acid sequence MHRRAGGVGAINKKRLAEAKFKDKGTSIAEDQIAQMSKQLEAFRTNLEDFAGKHKTEIRKNPEFRTQFQEMCATIGVDPLASNKGFWSEMLGVGDFYYELGVQIIEVCLATQHRNGGLLYLNELLIKVDYKGKSKQAQDVSADDLMRAIKKLKILGNGFTLLKVGDGNTYLVQSVPAELNMDHTSVLQAAKDTGNTSVSQLKRQLGWEDERAKLAINYMVKEGLAWVDEQAKPEKLYWFPGLFSDSA is encoded by the exons atgcatCGAAGAGCCGGGGGAGTGGGTGCTATCAACAAAAAGCGCCTTGCGGAGGCCAAGTTTAAAGACAAGGGGACTTCGATAGCCGAAGATCAAATAGCACAGATGTCAAAGCAACTTGAGGCGTTCAGGACAAACCTGGAGGATTTTGCTGGGAAACATAAGACCGAAATTCGTAAGAATCCTGAATTCAGAACTCAGTTTCAAGAAATGTGCGCAACTATTGGCGTCGATCCGTTGGCTTCTAACAAGGGGTTCTGGTCAGAAATGTTGGGCGTGGGCGATTTCTATTACGAGCTCGGTGTTCAGATTATTGAGGTGTGTTTGGCAACACAGCACAGAAATGGCGGGCTCCTCTACCTAAACGAACTTCTTATTAAGGTC GACTACAAGGGGAAGTCCAAACAAGCACAGGACGTAAGTGCGGATGATTTAATGCGCGCTATCAAGAAACTTAAAATTTTAGGAAATGGCTTCACGCTGTTAAAAGTTGGCGATGGTAACACGTATCTAGTCCAGTCCGTGCCAGCAGAATTGAACATGGACCACACGAGTGTACTGCAGGCGGCAAAGGACACTGGAAACACGTCTGTATCACAACTGAAGAGGCAGCTTGGATGGGAAGATGAACGGGCAAAGTTAGCTATCAACTATATGGTGAAAGAAGGCCTTGCCTGGGTGGATGAACAAGCCAAACCAGAAAAATTGTATTGGTTTCCTGGCCTTTTTAGTGATAGTGCATGA
- the LOC139139024 gene encoding uncharacterized protein, producing the protein MGSGASKNPTVGLPMSPRVEFAEKNAPKGAQPLLIDTPALIDLGHGTVRYRVGQGDERKPEPKKAKAGYFYHPRLDDYSEEASEQPEDTFKYNYVYKAPLKARGKKLFYVYGIGMNSMDQAKMVKKPYYRPKGKGYLWPSSFRKSNHVYYEITFVEQEADLLDSDSDGEDIADESEEKITDNIRFNLKEDDTVEKLKKRISVRLLVPVLNVHLSHRETELSNDDIVGKLRTMDEGSFKRFTIELQAV; encoded by the exons ATGGGTTCTGGGGCCAGCAAAAATCCAACAGTTGGTTTACCAATGAGTCCTCGAGTGGAATTTGCCGAAAAAAATGCCCCGAAAGGCGCACAG CCACTACTCATAGACACGCCAGCACTGATTGACTTAGGCCATGGAACAGTCAGGTACCGAGTTGGACAAGGAGATGAGCGTAAACCAGAACCCAAGAAAGCTAAAGCAGGATATTTCTATCATCCAAGATTAGATGACTACAGTGAAG AGGCCAGTGAGCAGCCTGAGGACACTTTCAAATACAATTACGTCTACAAAGCACCTTTGAAAGCCAGAGGCAAGAAGCTGTTCTATGTATACGGCATTGGTATGAATTCCATGGATCAAGCAAAGATGGTGAAGAAACCATATTACAGACCCAAAGGCAAAGGATATCTGTGGCCGAGCTCCTTCAGGAAGTCTAACCATGTATACTATGAAATTACTTTTGTTGAACAAG AGGCTGATCTGTTAGATTCTGACAGTGATGGGGAGGATATTGCGGATGAAAGTGAGGAAAAGATCACAGACAACATCAG ATTCAACCTGAAAGAGGATGACACTGTTGAGAAACTGAAGAAGAGAATATCAGTGAGGCTGCTGGTTCCTGTCTTGAATGTACATCTAAGTCACAGGGAAACTGAACTCAG CAATGATGACATCGTTGGAAAGTTACGAACAATGGATGAAGGAAGCTTCAAGAGATTTACAATTGAACTACAAGCAGTGTAA